The following are encoded in a window of Oncorhynchus mykiss isolate Arlee chromosome 11, USDA_OmykA_1.1, whole genome shotgun sequence genomic DNA:
- the LOC110535784 gene encoding guanine nucleotide-binding protein subunit alpha-14, translated as MMAGCCMSAEEKENQRINQEIDRQLRRDKKDSRRELKLLLLGTGESGKSTFIKQMRIIHGAGYSEEDKRGFTKLVYQNIFTAMQSMIRAMETLNIPYSEAQNKGYASMLSEVEVDMVNDLERGHVDAIRSLWMDSGVQECYDRRREYQLSDSAKYYLSDMDRIAEPSYLPTQQDILRVRVPTTGIIEYPFDMENVIFRMVDVGGQRSERRKWIHCFENVTSIIFLVALSEYDQVLAECDNENRMEESKALFKTIITYPWFQRSSVILFLNKTDILEEKITHSHLVNYFPEYTGPQNDPKAAREFILKMYQEQNPDREKTVYSHFTCATDTENIRFVFVAVKDTILRHNLKEFNLV; from the exons ATGATGGCTGGATGTTGTATGTCGGCGGAGGAGAAGGAGAATCAGAGAATCAATCAGGAGATTGACAGGCAGCTGCGGCGGGACAAGAAAGACTCGCGCAGGGAACTCAAACTGCTGCTATTAG GTACTGGAGAGAGTGGGAAGAGCACCTTCATTAAACAGATGAGAATCATCCATGGGGCGGGCTACTCTGAGGAGGACAAGCGCGGCTTCACCAAGCTGGTGTACCAGAACATCTTCACTGCCATGCAGTCCATGATCCGCGCCATGGAGACCCTCAACATCCCCTACTCTGAGGCCCAGAATAAG ggcTATGCCAGCATGTTGAGTGAGGTGGAGGTGGACATGGTGAATGATCTGGAGAGAGGCCATGTGGACGCCATCAGGAGCCTGTGGATGGACAGTGGAGTGCAGGAGTGCTACGACCGTCGCAGGGAGTACCAGCTTTCTGACTCCGCCAAATA TTATCTGAGTGACATGGACAGGATCGCAGAGCCCTCCTACCTGCCCACCCAGCAGGACATCCTGAGGGTCCGAGTACCTACAACAGGCATCATCGAGTACCCCTTCGACATGGAAAACGTCATCTTCAG GATGGTGGACGtggggggtcagaggtcagagaggagaAAGTGGATCCACTGCTTTGAGAACGTCACATCCATCATCTTCTTGGTGGCGCTTAGTGAGTACGACCAGGTGCTGGCTGAGTGTGACAATGAG AACCGTATGGAAGAGAGCAAAGCCCTCTTCAAGACCATCATCACATACCCCTGGTTCCAGCGCTCTTCTGTAATCCTTTTCCTCAACAAAACTGACATCCTAGAGGAGAAGATCACACACTCCCACCTTGTCAACTACTTCCCAGAATACACCG GGCCACAGAATGACCCTAAAGCAGCCAGGGAGTTCATCCTGAAGATGTACCAGGAGCAGAACCCAGACCGAGAAAAGACTGTCTACTCTCACTTCACCTGTGCCACCGACACAGAGAACATCCGCTTTGTCTTTGTTGCTGTCAAAGACACCATCCTCAGACACAACCTCAAGGAGTTCAACCTGGTTTAG